The nucleotide sequence GTGTTGGGCGGAGCCGCCGAGGTAGTCGTGCTCACCCACAATGTGCTCGAACGGAATTTTCAGCAGGCCCTGAACGATATTCGTCAGTTGCCCGCGATCCAATCGGTGGAGACGGTATTGCGGGTGTTGCCAGACTGAACTTTTTGGCTGACGCGATCGCAAGGAGCGCTTGTCGGTCTGCCAATGTCGAGCTTATGAAAACTCGCCTTCGTCGATATAGTCTACTTCCACGACACCGCGCGCAGTTTGACGGAAGAATTGCCCGTCGGCGACATATAAAGGCTCTCCGCAACTGGGACAGCTAAATCGACTGCCTTCAATGGCCTCTGACTGGAAGTTACAAATGGGGCAAGTATCGGTGGCAATGGTGCGACGCAGCCACCAGCGAACCCCCAACAGAACCAAGATTGGTAGGGATAGGAGAAAAACCAGGAGAACCAGCAGGGCAGCAACCATCCAACCGAGGCCGATCTTGCTGAGTACAATGCCAATTGCGAGAGCACCGATCCAGAACCCCCAGCCACTCAATGCAAGTGAGTAAGTTTTTGGGTTGTTTGGACGCATGGGGTGAAGTCTCCAGAGTCGAACATTATCCGCAACCTAAAAGCTGCTGACAAATCTTGCAGCCTCGTTCCACATGATATCTCAGATACCCAGCCCCCTAAAGAACCCAAGGAAAATACCCAAAGTATTTGGTGCCGCAACCAGCAAGACACTAAAGACTTTGCACTTGTGGTTTGGATTGTCGCCCTAGAGCTAGCAGCGATCGAGCATCCAGGGCCTGCCACTCGTTTTACTCTGAGCTTTGGGCTGCGAGGGTTCGCGATCGGGCGATCGCTCCACTAAACGAGGCTCGGCTGAATGGCTTCTGCGAATACCTGACAATCCAGTAGACAGCAGGGTGGGCGCAGAAAAGATGCGTTTGGCGGGTGCGCCGCAAGAGGAACACAACAGGGGTTGGCTGCGCTCGGCGAGCGCCCTCCAAGCATCAAACGATCCGCAGGAGTCGCATCGATATTCGTATAGTGGCAAGGACATGACCTCCAGATAGGGCTAGTAGGGCGATCGGGAGGCGATCGCCTCAAACTGGCAAAATATCGCGATCGAAAATTGCCGTGGGTAGAGCTAAAGTACAGCAAGCATTCGGGATATCGACGATACCGCTAATTCTGCCTTCTACCGGCGCGCAGCTCAGTAATAGGTAGGCTTGTTCTCCCGTGAAGCCGAATTTCTTCAAATACTCGATCGCATTCAAGCAGGCTCGACGATAGGAGACGTGAGCGTCGAGATAATATTGTTGTCCGGTAAACTCATCGACAGAGATCCCTTCAAAAATCAAATATTCGGAATAATGGGGCTCGACCGGACCGGGCTTGAAGATGGGGTTGACCATGGCGTATTTTTCCATGCCGCCCTTGATAATATCGACGTGGAGATCGATGAAGCCCGACATTTCGATCGCGCCGCAGAAGGAGATTTCGCCATCCCCTTGCGAGAAGTGAATATCTCCCATGGAGAGCTTGGCCCCATCCA is from Synechococcus sp. PCC 7336 and encodes:
- a CDS encoding zinc ribbon domain-containing protein, which gives rise to MSLPLYEYRCDSCGSFDAWRALAERSQPLLCSSCGAPAKRIFSAPTLLSTGLSGIRRSHSAEPRLVERSPDREPSQPKAQSKTSGRPWMLDRC